A genomic region of Kribbella sp. NBC_00382 contains the following coding sequences:
- a CDS encoding LLM class flavin-dependent oxidoreductase yields the protein MKFCTYTLIDNSPDPISGRQLTTYERFQHVVRQAQWAEELGFDGYGVGERHAQRFISSSPPVVLAYIAASTSRIRLLTTVTVLSLLDPVRVAEEYATLDQLSGGRLDIIIGKGNDPDQNALFGYDLDGQWERNREKYELLRRLLREESVSWSGTYRPALVDATTQPRPLQSPLPIWHGSASSTESTELAAKWGEPLFSANGFHPMEKYAGLIRHYRERWEAYGHDPADAVVGAGFNGLYVKKSSQEALEGYRPIFDAFMDSPGAKHNKLPFSTLEEFLAQGSVLVGSPEQVIDKFGRYQEAFGHELSGVSLEVSGLPEDENRASVETFVTEVVPVLRASYPSRVWS from the coding sequence GTGAAGTTCTGTACCTACACGCTGATCGACAACTCGCCGGACCCGATCAGCGGGCGGCAGCTCACGACGTACGAGCGGTTCCAGCACGTGGTCCGGCAGGCGCAGTGGGCGGAGGAGCTCGGCTTCGACGGGTACGGGGTGGGGGAGCGGCATGCGCAGCGGTTCATCTCCTCCTCGCCGCCGGTGGTGCTTGCCTATATCGCTGCGTCTACTAGCCGGATCAGGCTGCTCACTACGGTGACGGTGCTGTCGCTGCTGGACCCGGTGCGGGTGGCTGAGGAGTACGCGACGCTGGACCAGCTGTCGGGCGGGCGGCTCGACATCATCATCGGCAAGGGCAACGACCCGGATCAGAACGCACTGTTCGGGTACGACCTCGACGGGCAGTGGGAGCGGAACAGGGAGAAGTACGAGCTACTGCGGCGGCTGCTGCGGGAGGAGTCGGTGTCCTGGTCCGGGACCTACCGGCCGGCCCTGGTGGACGCCACTACCCAGCCGAGGCCGCTGCAGTCGCCCCTGCCGATCTGGCATGGTTCTGCGTCATCCACGGAGTCGACGGAGCTCGCGGCCAAGTGGGGCGAGCCGCTGTTCTCCGCTAACGGCTTCCACCCGATGGAGAAGTACGCAGGGTTGATCCGGCACTACCGGGAGCGCTGGGAGGCGTACGGGCACGACCCGGCCGATGCGGTGGTCGGGGCCGGGTTCAACGGGCTCTACGTGAAGAAGAGCTCGCAGGAGGCGCTGGAGGGGTACCGGCCGATCTTCGACGCCTTCATGGACTCACCGGGGGCCAAGCACAACAAGCTGCCGTTCTCGACGCTGGAGGAGTTCCTGGCGCAGGGGTCGGTGCTGGTCGGGTCGCCGGAGCAGGTGATCGACAAGTTCGGGCGGTACCAGGAGGCGTTCGGGCATGAGCTGTCCGGCGTCTCGCTGGAGGTCTCCGGGCTGCCGGAGGACGAGAACCGGGCCAGCGTCGAGACCTTCGTCACTGAGGTCGTACCGGTACTGCGGGCGTCGTACCCGAGTCGCGTCTGGTCCTGA
- a CDS encoding DUF1684 domain-containing protein — MTITTEQQQAELEQDWQTWHALREQDLNTDYGWLTIVAFNWLSTSPSALPGLPGEWWTADGQAHVTAAEGLTLNGEPLEGSASASVAEAGSLSWLLHGDKLVELVLRGGRYAIRQRDPRATTRVGFNGVPTYPVDPSWVVTGHFSPYEEPVRVEVTTARPDLRQHVTAIGTVHLALGDSAYELVATAAGEGRVALSFRDETNGVETALWRTVTTGPVQADRSVVVDFNRTTNLPYAFTDYGTCPAPVAGNQLAVPVTAGEKRPR, encoded by the coding sequence ATGACCATCACGACCGAGCAGCAACAGGCCGAGCTGGAGCAGGACTGGCAGACCTGGCATGCGTTGCGCGAGCAGGACCTGAACACCGACTACGGCTGGCTCACCATCGTCGCCTTCAACTGGCTGTCTACTTCACCGTCCGCGCTCCCCGGGCTGCCCGGTGAGTGGTGGACGGCTGATGGTCAGGCGCATGTGACGGCGGCTGAGGGGTTGACGCTCAATGGAGAGCCGTTGGAGGGCAGTGCCTCAGCCAGTGTCGCGGAGGCCGGTTCCCTGAGTTGGCTGCTGCACGGGGACAAGCTGGTTGAGCTGGTACTCCGCGGAGGCCGCTACGCGATCCGTCAGCGCGATCCCCGCGCCACTACCCGGGTCGGCTTCAACGGAGTGCCCACCTATCCGGTGGACCCGTCCTGGGTGGTCACTGGCCACTTCAGTCCGTACGAGGAGCCTGTGCGGGTTGAGGTGACTACTGCTCGGCCCGACCTTCGGCAGCACGTGACGGCCATCGGGACGGTTCACCTGGCGCTGGGCGATTCGGCGTACGAGTTGGTGGCTACTGCGGCGGGGGAGGGGAGGGTGGCGCTGTCGTTCCGTGACGAGACCAATGGGGTCGAGACGGCTCTCTGGCGCACTGTGACCACTGGGCCGGTGCAGGCCGATCGGAGTGTGGTCGTGGACTTCAACCGGACTACCAACCTGCCGTACGCCTTCACCGACTACGGCACCTGCCCAGCGCCGGTGGCGGGCAACCAGCTGGCAGTACCTGTCACTGCAGGGGAGAAGAGGCCGCGGTGA
- a CDS encoding LLM class flavin-dependent oxidoreductase: protein MPVEFLGIAGTNPASEVTPRTGGALDLEYTAKLARAHEDNGWDRILFAYHSGSPDPSQVAAYVASKTERINLVVAHRPNVAYPTLTAKTFATLDHISGGRFEVHVITGGSTADQAAEGDFLAKDDRYGRTREFIQILKQAWTSDERFDFAGEHYQFEQFVADIKPLQQPRPRISFGGSSAAAYAVGASEADIFALWGEPLAGTKEQLATIDAEALKAGRPRPTIQIAFRPILAETDELAWAKAERILGRIKDAQAGGAARGRYRDPRKTPENAGSQRLLKAVEAGERHDRALWTAPTGLTGGGGNSTALVGTPETVAAALLDYYDLGVRIFSARGYDIYDDAVDFGRYVIPLVREEVAHRENATREDLAS, encoded by the coding sequence ATGCCAGTTGAGTTCCTCGGTATCGCCGGGACGAACCCGGCCAGCGAGGTCACGCCGCGAACCGGTGGCGCCCTCGATCTCGAGTACACCGCCAAGCTCGCCCGGGCGCACGAGGACAACGGGTGGGACCGGATCCTCTTCGCGTACCACTCGGGCTCGCCGGACCCGTCGCAGGTCGCGGCCTACGTGGCGAGCAAGACCGAGCGGATCAACCTGGTCGTCGCGCACCGGCCCAACGTGGCTTACCCGACGTTGACGGCGAAGACCTTTGCGACGCTGGATCACATCAGCGGTGGGCGATTCGAAGTACACGTGATCACTGGTGGGTCGACGGCGGACCAGGCCGCGGAAGGTGACTTCCTCGCCAAGGACGATCGGTACGGGCGGACGCGGGAGTTCATCCAGATCCTCAAGCAGGCCTGGACCTCTGACGAGCGGTTCGACTTCGCCGGCGAGCACTACCAGTTCGAGCAATTCGTGGCGGACATCAAGCCGTTGCAGCAGCCGCGGCCGCGGATCTCCTTCGGTGGCTCGTCGGCGGCCGCTTATGCCGTCGGGGCGTCGGAGGCGGACATCTTCGCGCTGTGGGGCGAGCCGTTGGCCGGTACCAAGGAACAGCTCGCCACGATCGATGCGGAGGCTTTGAAGGCAGGGCGCCCCAGGCCCACCATCCAGATCGCGTTCCGGCCGATCCTGGCGGAGACGGACGAGTTGGCGTGGGCGAAGGCCGAGCGGATCCTCGGGCGGATCAAGGATGCGCAGGCCGGTGGAGCTGCGCGCGGTCGGTACCGCGATCCGCGCAAGACACCCGAGAACGCCGGCTCCCAGCGACTGTTGAAGGCGGTCGAGGCCGGCGAGCGGCACGACCGCGCGCTGTGGACCGCGCCGACCGGCCTGACCGGTGGTGGCGGCAACTCCACCGCACTCGTTGGTACGCCGGAGACGGTCGCCGCCGCGTTGCTCGACTACTACGACCTCGGGGTGCGGATCTTCTCCGCCCGGGGCTACGACATCTACGACGACGCCGTCGACTTCGGCCGGTACGTCATCCCGCTCGTCCGCGAGGAAGTCGCCCACCGCGAGAACGCCACCCGAGAGGACCTGGCCTCATGA
- a CDS encoding FAD/NAD(P)-binding protein: protein MTTPTVLHPRRSTEDPATVVFVGGGPRTVGLLERFAASADELLGGREVEIHVVDPYPAGGGRIWRRDQSRLLWMNSMASDVTIFTDESVVCDGPIVPGPDLATWANGVGATLLEEAGLETAGPMDFPPRLLQAEYLSWVWDRVVRSLPSHVRVTTHLERAVSLTSEWGNRVELASGEVLEADLVVLALGYLDRAPTADEAALADAASSAGLTYIPPGYTADVDLSSLRPAEPVIVRGFGQAFIDLMVLLTEGRGGWYDECSGRLEYNPSGSEPILYVGSRRGVPYHAKLGYTVPGTTPVPTRYLTKTALDELGDGVLDFATQVRPLVDKELTFAHYQQLFLAHPERTAWPWQQFFEVLDRTLPAAPEFVAAVNEAVPSPDDRFVLADVDKPLAGLTFEDPDQLDRELVRLIETDLLRRADPAYSADLAVFNALLSVYSVLSVAITEGRLSDEDRVRHVETEWHGFFSFVASGPPPRRLEELLALHRAGLVRFAGPSLTVALRNDRFVASSPALPGEIEARAFVEARLPRPDVLATPDPLLTGLLKSGLLAADELIASDGTSLGGGQLKADGECRAIKADGSVHPSLFLLGPSVSGSAGSSGFSRPHFNGPGFRQNDAVARQLLQLVAVQSQKAGRRHAS, encoded by the coding sequence ATGACCACGCCGACTGTGCTTCATCCCCGACGTTCCACCGAGGATCCGGCGACGGTGGTGTTCGTCGGTGGTGGACCCCGGACCGTTGGATTGTTGGAGCGGTTCGCCGCCAGCGCTGATGAGTTGCTTGGTGGGCGTGAGGTGGAGATCCATGTCGTCGATCCGTATCCCGCCGGCGGTGGGCGGATTTGGCGGCGGGATCAGTCGCGGTTGTTGTGGATGAACTCGATGGCGTCGGACGTGACGATCTTTACGGACGAGTCGGTGGTGTGTGACGGGCCGATCGTGCCGGGGCCGGATTTGGCGACGTGGGCCAATGGAGTCGGGGCGACGTTGCTGGAGGAGGCCGGGCTGGAGACGGCTGGGCCGATGGATTTTCCGCCTCGGTTGCTGCAGGCGGAGTACCTGAGTTGGGTCTGGGATCGGGTTGTCCGGTCGCTGCCTTCTCACGTGCGGGTGACGACTCACCTTGAGCGGGCCGTCTCGCTCACCTCGGAGTGGGGTAATCGGGTGGAGCTGGCGTCGGGGGAGGTGCTGGAGGCGGATCTCGTGGTGCTCGCGCTCGGGTACCTCGATCGGGCGCCGACGGCCGACGAGGCGGCGCTGGCGGACGCCGCATCGTCGGCCGGCCTGACCTACATCCCGCCTGGCTACACCGCCGACGTCGACCTGAGCTCACTGCGCCCCGCCGAGCCAGTCATCGTGCGCGGCTTCGGACAGGCGTTCATCGACCTGATGGTGCTGCTCACCGAAGGCCGCGGCGGCTGGTATGACGAATGCAGCGGCCGGCTCGAGTACAACCCCTCCGGCAGCGAACCCATCCTGTACGTCGGTTCGCGCCGCGGCGTCCCGTACCACGCCAAACTCGGCTACACCGTGCCCGGTACGACCCCCGTCCCCACCCGGTACCTGACCAAGACGGCCCTCGACGAACTGGGCGACGGCGTACTCGACTTCGCCACCCAAGTCCGCCCGCTCGTCGACAAGGAACTCACCTTCGCCCACTACCAGCAGCTCTTCCTGGCCCACCCGGAGCGAACCGCTTGGCCATGGCAACAGTTCTTCGAGGTGCTCGACAGAACGTTGCCAGCAGCCCCGGAATTCGTTGCAGCAGTCAACGAGGCCGTCCCTTCTCCTGATGACCGCTTCGTCCTGGCCGACGTCGACAAACCACTCGCGGGACTCACCTTCGAGGACCCCGACCAGCTGGATCGCGAACTGGTACGGCTGATCGAGACCGACCTCCTCCGCCGCGCCGACCCCGCCTACTCCGCCGATCTCGCCGTCTTCAACGCCTTGCTGAGCGTCTACAGCGTGCTCTCGGTCGCCATCACCGAAGGCCGCCTCTCCGACGAGGACCGCGTCCGGCACGTCGAGACCGAGTGGCACGGCTTCTTCTCCTTCGTGGCCAGCGGCCCGCCGCCGCGTCGCCTCGAGGAGCTGCTCGCCCTGCACCGGGCCGGCCTGGTCCGCTTCGCCGGACCATCCTTAACCGTTGCTCTACGCAATGACCGGTTCGTTGCCTCCAGCCCGGCCCTGCCTGGGGAGATCGAGGCTCGGGCGTTTGTCGAGGCACGGTTGCCGCGACCGGACGTACTCGCGACCCCCGATCCCTTGCTGACCGGCTTGCTCAAGTCGGGACTGCTCGCCGCCGACGAGTTGATCGCCTCGGACGGTACGAGCCTCGGCGGCGGTCAGCTTAAGGCGGATGGCGAGTGCCGCGCGATCAAGGCCGACGGGTCGGTGCATCCGTCGCTGTTCCTGCTGGGGCCGTCGGTCTCCGGCTCGGCCGGCTCGTCCGGCTTCTCCCGGCCACATTTCAACGGTCCGGGCTTCCGCCAGAACGACGCGGTCGCCCGTCAACTCCTTCAGCTAGTCGCTGTTCAGTCGCAGAAAGCAGGTCGACGTCATGCCAGTTGA
- a CDS encoding NtaA/DmoA family FMN-dependent monooxygenase (This protein belongs to a clade of FMN-dependent monooxygenases, within a broader family of flavin-dependent oxidoreductases, the luciferase-like monooxygenase (LMM) family, some of whose members use coenzyme F420 rather than FMN.) yields MTKQIHLAAHFPGVNNTTVWSDPESRSQIDFASFRHLADTAERGTFDFFFLAEGLRLREVKGRIHDLDVVGRPESLTVLSALAAVTTHLGLAATVNSTFNEPYELAKRLATLDHLSGGRAAWNVVTSWDAFTGENFRRGGYLDKADRYVRAQEALRVVRKLWDSWSSELVLDQDGGVFAREGAGAFADEGAHFNIRGRFGLPPSPQGHPVVIQAGDSDQGRDFAAEGADVIFSRHGSFEAGQAFYKDVKARLPQYGRSEDSLKIMPAVTVVVADNDREAADKAQYIREQQVSGPTAIVLAELLWGRDLSSYDPDGPLPAEDPVVGSAVTQGRVGYNDPAPIVAEWRAQAEAHGWSLRQTVINQQNRQTFIGSPSTVAAAMNRHVQEDAADGFVLVPHLTPGGLDDFVDSVVPLLRDRGVLRSEYTGTTLRHHLGLDA; encoded by the coding sequence ATGACGAAGCAGATCCATCTGGCGGCGCACTTTCCTGGCGTCAACAACACGACCGTGTGGTCCGATCCTGAGTCCAGGTCGCAGATCGACTTCGCGTCGTTCCGGCACCTTGCGGATACGGCCGAGCGGGGGACCTTCGACTTCTTCTTCCTGGCCGAGGGACTGCGGCTGCGCGAGGTCAAGGGCCGGATCCACGACCTGGACGTGGTCGGGCGGCCGGAGTCGCTGACCGTGCTCAGTGCGCTGGCGGCGGTGACGACGCATCTCGGGCTCGCGGCGACGGTGAACTCGACTTTCAACGAACCGTACGAACTGGCGAAGCGGCTCGCGACGCTCGACCACCTGTCGGGTGGACGGGCCGCGTGGAACGTCGTCACCTCGTGGGATGCCTTCACTGGCGAGAACTTCCGGCGTGGTGGTTATCTCGACAAGGCGGACCGGTACGTCCGGGCGCAGGAGGCGTTGCGGGTCGTGCGGAAGCTCTGGGATTCCTGGTCCTCGGAGCTCGTGCTGGACCAAGACGGTGGGGTCTTCGCTCGTGAGGGCGCTGGGGCCTTCGCGGACGAAGGCGCTCACTTCAACATCCGCGGGCGCTTTGGGTTGCCGCCTTCGCCGCAAGGGCATCCGGTGGTGATCCAGGCGGGGGACAGCGATCAGGGGCGGGACTTCGCTGCTGAGGGTGCTGATGTGATCTTCAGCCGGCATGGGAGTTTTGAGGCGGGGCAGGCGTTCTACAAGGACGTGAAGGCGCGGCTTCCGCAGTACGGGCGGTCCGAGGATTCGCTGAAGATCATGCCGGCGGTGACGGTCGTTGTCGCCGACAACGATCGCGAGGCGGCGGACAAGGCGCAGTACATCCGCGAGCAGCAGGTATCGGGGCCGACAGCGATCGTGCTGGCCGAGCTGTTGTGGGGCCGCGACCTGTCGTCGTACGACCCCGACGGACCGTTGCCTGCCGAGGACCCGGTCGTCGGCTCGGCTGTCACGCAGGGACGCGTCGGCTACAACGACCCCGCCCCCATCGTCGCCGAATGGCGAGCCCAAGCCGAGGCCCACGGCTGGTCCCTCCGCCAAACAGTCATCAACCAGCAAAACCGCCAAACCTTCATCGGCTCCCCGTCAACGGTCGCCGCCGCCATGAACCGCCACGTCCAGGAAGACGCCGCCGACGGCTTCGTACTGGTCCCACACCTGACACCTGGCGGTCTAGACGACTTCGTCGACTCCGTCGTCCCCCTCCTCCGCGACCGCGGCGTCCTCCGCTCCGAATACACCGGTACGACGCTGCGCCACCACCTCGGGCTGGACGCATGA